In Candidatus Woesearchaeota archaeon, the following are encoded in one genomic region:
- a CDS encoding glycosyltransferase family 39 protein, with protein sequence MPASESLQKLVKTVEAVKPKRTQEWILIALLVIVLTVKLYFVLQSPVPAYDAYYGIRQIEHIHQTGFPLFVDDLSYQGRITYSGIVFYTILAGVAVFIPTLLLFKYGSIIFGLLVLFLVYKITQRVTKDRWVALLTTIIAALSPSILTTHLNTLLPSTLFAVLYLLLIFFFFESSKKKFITWLIIAFVGAMLISSLTLVFVAGFGLYLLLLKLESLAVRKREFEFLIFSSVLIIWFHLLLYKPLFFQYGSTILWKTMPRELVVSTLQGLTVPLAVSLVGIVPLLLGIHTIYRTLFVQRSRLHLFLTSLAFVFSIITWFGFLPLAEGLFYTTLTFILLSGPAIKQLHLFTKKTIIPHAKFLFLVGFFILVILNFLPVLIYQDTITQQAPSLDEVNVFTSLDGMLPLDATVLGHITEGHLISAQTHRKNFYDMNFILAPNAQQRYTDAKTIFLSQSQTTVLKTLQRYGITHVLITPLTIQDYPKAKRLFENSNCFLPIYEWKEVSAYEVKCRVND encoded by the coding sequence ATGCCTGCATCAGAATCATTGCAAAAATTAGTAAAAACAGTAGAAGCAGTTAAACCAAAACGAACACAAGAATGGATCTTAATTGCTTTACTAGTCATTGTTTTGACTGTTAAACTCTATTTTGTTCTACAAAGTCCAGTTCCTGCATATGATGCTTATTATGGTATACGTCAAATTGAACACATTCACCAAACAGGTTTCCCTCTTTTTGTTGATGATTTAAGTTATCAAGGAAGAATTACTTATAGTGGAATTGTTTTTTACACTATTCTTGCAGGTGTTGCAGTATTTATTCCGACATTATTACTCTTTAAGTATGGTAGTATTATTTTTGGTCTGCTTGTATTATTTTTGGTTTATAAAATAACTCAACGAGTAACTAAAGATAGATGGGTGGCGCTTCTTACAACAATTATTGCAGCACTAAGTCCAAGCATACTCACTACGCATTTAAACACTTTGCTTCCTTCCACTTTATTTGCTGTTTTATATTTACTTCTCATTTTCTTTTTTTTCGAATCAAGTAAAAAGAAATTTATTACGTGGCTAATTATTGCATTTGTTGGCGCAATGCTCATAAGTTCTTTAACTTTAGTGTTTGTGGCTGGTTTTGGTCTTTATTTATTACTTCTTAAACTGGAAAGTCTTGCTGTTCGCAAACGAGAATTCGAATTTCTTATTTTTTCAAGCGTTCTTATTATTTGGTTTCATCTCTTGCTTTATAAACCATTATTTTTTCAATATGGCTCTACTATTTTATGGAAAACCATGCCTCGAGAATTAGTTGTTAGTACTTTGCAAGGCTTAACCGTTCCTTTAGCAGTATCTCTTGTTGGTATTGTACCTTTACTTTTAGGGATACACACTATTTATCGGACGTTATTTGTACAACGCTCGCGCTTACATCTTTTTCTTACTTCATTAGCATTTGTATTTAGTATCATTACGTGGTTTGGATTTTTACCTTTAGCAGAAGGGCTTTTCTACACCACACTAACGTTCATTCTTCTTTCAGGACCTGCAATTAAACAGCTACACCTTTTTACCAAAAAAACAATTATTCCTCATGCAAAATTTTTATTTCTTGTTGGATTTTTTATTCTAGTTATTCTTAATTTTTTACCTGTTCTTATTTATCAAGACACCATTACACAACAAGCACCATCACTTGATGAAGTGAATGTTTTTACTTCATTAGACGGCATGTTACCTTTAGACGCAACGGTTCTTGGCCACATTACTGAAGGACATTTAATATCTGCTCAAACTCACAGGAAAAATTTTTATGATATGAATTTTATTCTTGCGCCGAATGCACAACAACGGTATACAGATGCAAAAACGATATTTCTATCACAATCGCAAACGACAGTTCTTAAAACACTTCAACGTTATGGAATAACGCACGTTTTAATAACTCCATTAACTATTCAGGATTATCCTAAAGCAAAACGTTTATTTGAAAACAGCAATTGCTTCTTACCTATTTATGAATGGAAAGAAGTAAGTGCATATGAGGTAAAATGTCGCGTAAACGATTAA
- a CDS encoding hydroxyacid dehydrogenase — translation MRITFFEVQPNEKPFFTSKLVGHDLVFEKNPLGKRNAKKFKDTEAIAIFILSKITKDVLDQMPRLKFITTMSTGFDHIDLDACKKRDIKVSRVPVYGQNTVAEHAFGLLQALNRHIVEAVKRTREGNFSFQDLLGQDLVGKTMGIIGTGNIGEYMVRYAKVFGMRVVAYDAYKRADLAKKLGFFYVSLNELYKQSDFITLHVPLNDATRHLLNTQAFRKMKKGVIIINVGRGPLVDTKALIKALDSGKVRGAALDVLELESDLKNEAKLLGHLSNDKKRLLVLVENHELLHRKNVIVTPHLAFYTEQALQRILDITLVNLKGHITKRYKNKVCC, via the coding sequence ATGCGCATAACTTTTTTTGAAGTTCAACCAAATGAAAAACCTTTTTTTACCAGTAAACTTGTTGGTCATGATTTAGTTTTTGAAAAAAATCCTTTAGGAAAACGAAACGCAAAAAAATTTAAAGACACAGAAGCTATAGCTATTTTTATTCTTTCTAAAATTACTAAAGACGTTTTAGACCAAATGCCCAGACTTAAATTTATTACTACGATGTCAACAGGATTTGATCATATAGATTTAGATGCATGCAAAAAACGAGATATAAAAGTTTCGCGAGTTCCTGTTTATGGTCAAAATACCGTTGCAGAACATGCTTTTGGCTTATTACAAGCTCTTAATCGACATATCGTTGAAGCAGTCAAACGAACACGTGAAGGAAATTTTTCTTTTCAAGATTTACTAGGGCAAGATCTTGTTGGAAAAACAATGGGGATTATTGGGACAGGAAATATTGGTGAATACATGGTGCGCTATGCAAAAGTATTTGGTATGCGTGTTGTTGCTTATGATGCATACAAGCGAGCGGATTTAGCAAAAAAACTTGGTTTTTTTTATGTCTCACTTAACGAACTCTATAAACAATCAGATTTCATAACGCTTCACGTACCTTTAAATGATGCAACACGCCATTTGCTTAATACACAAGCATTTCGAAAAATGAAGAAAGGAGTAATTATTATTAATGTTGGGCGAGGACCCTTAGTAGATACAAAAGCGCTTATTAAGGCATTAGATAGTGGAAAAGTTCGTGGAGCGGCACTTGATGTTTTAGAATTAGAGTCTGATTTGAAAAATGAAGCAAAACTTTTGGGTCATTTAAGCAATGATAAAAAACGTTTATTAGTGCTTGTTGAAAATCATGAGCTTTTACATCGAAAAAATGTTATTGTAACGCCGCACTTAGCGTTTTATACCGAGCAAGCATTACAACGAATACTAGATATCACTCTTGTTAATTTGAAAGGACATATTACGAAACGATATAAAAATAAAGTTTGTTGTTAA
- the gap gene encoding type I glyceraldehyde-3-phosphate dehydrogenase: protein MVRVAINGFGRIGRMVVRAGITRDDIEFVACNDLTDKKTLAHLFKHDSSQGKFSGDVHETEQGISINGKEILVFAEKNPSQLPWGELNIDVVIESTGIFRTKEQMQLHVQAGAKKVMLSAPAKGEEVKTFVLGVNEHEYNSKTDNFVSNASCTTNCLAPLVKVLDDNFGVKKGYMTTIHAYTGDQRLLDAPHTDLRRARSAAANIIPTSTGAAIAVGKVMPHLAGKLDGIAIRVPVSVGSVTDFVCELSKETSKEEINWLMAEVAQHHLHSIVEYSEAPLVSSDIVGNPHSSIFDSSLTFVNGTMVKIVSWYDNEWGYSNRVCDFVAQMMRQTQ, encoded by the coding sequence ATGGTGAGAGTGGCCATAAATGGTTTTGGTAGAATTGGTCGAATGGTTGTTCGAGCAGGGATAACTAGAGATGATATTGAATTTGTTGCTTGTAATGATTTAACAGACAAGAAAACACTTGCTCATTTATTCAAACATGATTCTTCACAAGGAAAATTTTCTGGTGATGTACATGAAACAGAGCAAGGAATTAGTATTAATGGCAAAGAAATCCTTGTTTTTGCAGAAAAAAATCCTTCTCAACTCCCTTGGGGCGAACTAAACATTGATGTTGTTATTGAGTCAACAGGGATTTTTCGAACCAAAGAACAAATGCAACTACATGTGCAAGCAGGAGCAAAAAAAGTTATGCTTAGCGCACCAGCGAAGGGAGAAGAAGTGAAAACATTTGTTTTAGGAGTTAATGAACATGAATATAACTCAAAAACCGATAATTTTGTTAGCAATGCAAGCTGCACGACCAATTGTCTAGCGCCACTTGTAAAAGTACTTGATGACAATTTTGGTGTAAAAAAAGGCTATATGACGACTATTCATGCATACACAGGCGACCAACGACTACTCGATGCACCACATACTGATCTTAGACGTGCACGATCAGCAGCAGCGAACATTATACCAACAAGTACAGGAGCAGCAATAGCAGTTGGAAAAGTAATGCCTCATTTAGCAGGAAAACTTGATGGCATAGCTATTCGAGTACCTGTTTCTGTGGGTTCAGTAACAGATTTTGTTTGCGAACTTAGTAAAGAAACATCAAAAGAAGAAATTAATTGGTTAATGGCAGAAGTAGCGCAACATCATCTTCATTCAATCGTAGAATATTCAGAAGCGCCTTTAGTAAGTAGTGATATTGTAGGTAATCCGCATTCTAGCATTTTTGACTCTAGCCTAACATTTGTTAATGGTACTATGGTAAAAATAGTCTCCTGGTATGATAATGAATGGGGTTACTCAAACAGAGTTTGTGATTTTGTAGCGCAAATGATGAGGCAAACACAATGA
- a CDS encoding PRC-barrel domain-containing protein, with protein sequence MLKMKKISETYDMRVFTDAGDYFGDIEESILTQTKIFGWKVRATKNSFLNKVLGSAKGVIVPHQLVKSIGDIMIISKTAIPSYRQDEEE encoded by the coding sequence ATGCTTAAGATGAAAAAAATTAGCGAGACGTACGATATGCGTGTATTTACTGATGCTGGAGATTATTTTGGAGATATTGAAGAATCCATTCTCACACAGACAAAGATTTTTGGTTGGAAAGTCCGAGCAACAAAAAACTCATTTCTTAACAAAGTGCTGGGTAGTGCTAAGGGAGTTATCGTACCACATCAATTGGTGAAGTCCATTGGCGATATTATGATTATTTCAAAAACAGCTATTCCCTCCTATCGTCAAGATGAAGAAGAATAA
- a CDS encoding ATP-binding protein has product MEKTFKDLLQQLLPLKKRHRIQLNQLKQFLSSDQLSDVTYLLKTKKIGLTDSATHISKKLTEISSIKQFVSLVEDVPVTTLIKDLNSIIREQTFAHSFNQFSSHAKERMLQYIAPNILGMDDIKYATLLQLFSKERFHILLLGDPGTGKTDILRSSSVISPISSFGLGSGTSGAGLSVSMKGRDVQKGLLLLAHNGLCCIDELNLMKKDDRAAFYSAMEKGFITYDKGGSHKKFQANVRILATANPEGDRFVGKSFSIIKQQVPFDSALLSRFHLVYIVRKPGVQELVSITRKIIKSSTTRLREEDLDFLKSYVEHALELDVTFDKKHTQLVAHFIEDLKTNEQNYLVDIGPRLVHGIMRMAQARARMFLRTTTIKEDVDEAIVLVKKSLIVDGVVRA; this is encoded by the coding sequence ATGGAAAAAACATTTAAAGATTTACTGCAACAATTACTGCCACTTAAAAAACGGCATCGTATACAACTTAACCAGCTAAAGCAATTCCTTTCTTCTGATCAACTTAGTGATGTAACATATTTACTTAAAACTAAAAAAATAGGTCTTACTGATAGTGCAACTCATATTAGTAAAAAACTAACAGAGATATCATCTATTAAACAATTCGTTTCGCTTGTAGAAGACGTTCCTGTAACAACGCTTATCAAAGATTTAAATAGTATTATTCGAGAACAAACATTTGCACATTCTTTTAACCAATTCTCGTCTCATGCAAAAGAACGCATGTTACAATATATCGCACCAAATATTTTGGGTATGGACGATATTAAATATGCAACTCTTCTTCAGTTATTTTCCAAAGAACGTTTTCATATTCTTCTTTTAGGCGATCCCGGAACAGGAAAAACAGATATTCTTCGTAGTAGTAGCGTAATTAGTCCAATTAGTTCATTTGGCCTCGGGTCTGGAACGAGCGGTGCAGGTCTAAGTGTTTCTATGAAAGGAAGAGATGTTCAAAAAGGATTGCTTCTTTTAGCACATAATGGTCTTTGTTGTATTGATGAATTAAACCTTATGAAAAAAGACGATAGGGCTGCATTTTATAGTGCTATGGAAAAAGGTTTTATTACATATGATAAAGGGGGTTCACATAAAAAATTTCAAGCAAACGTACGCATTTTAGCAACGGCAAATCCAGAAGGTGATAGATTTGTAGGCAAAAGTTTTTCTATTATTAAACAACAAGTGCCTTTTGATTCTGCGTTGCTCTCTCGATTTCATCTCGTTTATATTGTTCGAAAACCAGGTGTACAAGAACTTGTTTCTATCACTCGAAAAATTATTAAATCATCAACAACCCGGTTGCGTGAAGAAGATTTGGATTTCTTAAAATCGTATGTTGAGCACGCTTTAGAACTTGATGTAACTTTTGATAAAAAACATACACAACTTGTCGCACATTTTATTGAAGACTTAAAAACAAATGAACAAAATTATTTAGTAGATATAGGTCCTCGACTTGTTCATGGTATTATGCGTATGGCTCAAGCAAGGGCGAGAATGTTTCTAAGAACCACCACCATTAAGGAAGATGTTGATGAAGCAATTGTTCTTGTGAAAAAAAGTTTGATTGTCGATGGGGTCGTTCGAGCGTAA
- the ppsA gene encoding phosphoenolpyruvate synthase, producing the protein MDKSTAFILWFDQLTIEDVPITGGKNASLGEMYSNLTAHGVKVPNGFAITAYAYQYLLDHAGIRDEIQHILADLDTSDMSNLSERGRKVRELIRTASFPQELVDAIVEAYTHLGVQYGPNPDVAVRSSATAEDLPDASFAGQQETYLNISGRDDLIMACKKCFASLFTDRAISYRVDKNFDHFSIGLSIGVQKMVRSDKATSGVMFSIDTESGFKDLIFVTGAYGLGENVVQGAVNPDEYYVFKPTLREGKRAIISKKIGTKAIKMIYDHGGNKPVKNVDVDINDRKRFCLSDDEVLTLANWAQIIEDHYSQKAGKFKPMDMEWAKDGVSGELFIVQARPETVQSQKNANILQTYKMTQEGNILVEGRSVGQKIGAGPVRVIKDVHNIHEFQKGDVLVTEMTDPDWEPIMKIASAIITNRGGRTCHAAIISRELGIPCLVGTENGTEKLQTGMRVTVDCSKGDTGYVYEGHLTYTIEEVKLDNLPKTKTKIMMNVGNPEQAFEESFIPNAGVGLAREEFIINSDIKIHPLALIHYDTLEDQEAKKQIDELTTGYPDKKYYFVEKLAHGIAKIAAAFYPKPVILRMSDFKTNEYANLIGGKQFEPTEDNPMIGWRGASRYYKGNYVEGFALECQAILKARNEFGLTNLEVMVPFCRTVQEAHSVINEMAKNGLRKGENGLRVIGMCEIPSNVILADQFLEVFDGFSIGSNDLTQLTLGLDRDSEIVSHIYDERNEAVKALIKQVVEVANNKGKYIGICGQAPSDYEDFATFLVECGIQSMSLNPDTVVKTTLKIAEKERQLGINPE; encoded by the coding sequence ATGGATAAATCGACAGCTTTCATTCTTTGGTTTGATCAATTAACAATTGAGGACGTACCCATTACAGGCGGAAAAAACGCTTCATTAGGAGAAATGTACTCCAATCTTACAGCGCATGGCGTTAAAGTTCCTAATGGCTTTGCAATAACTGCATATGCCTATCAATATTTACTTGACCACGCAGGAATTCGCGATGAAATTCAACATATTCTTGCTGATTTAGACACTAGTGATATGTCAAACCTTTCGGAACGAGGACGAAAAGTACGTGAACTTATCCGAACTGCCTCTTTTCCACAAGAACTTGTTGATGCGATCGTTGAAGCATATACTCATTTAGGAGTCCAATATGGACCAAACCCAGATGTTGCAGTTCGAAGTAGTGCAACAGCAGAAGACTTGCCTGATGCAAGCTTTGCAGGACAACAAGAAACATATTTGAATATTTCAGGACGTGATGATTTAATTATGGCTTGTAAAAAATGCTTTGCAAGTTTGTTTACTGATCGTGCAATTAGTTATCGGGTCGACAAAAATTTTGATCATTTTTCCATAGGACTTTCTATTGGCGTACAAAAAATGGTGCGAAGTGATAAGGCAACAAGTGGTGTTATGTTTAGCATTGACACGGAAAGCGGATTTAAAGATCTTATTTTTGTAACTGGCGCATACGGTCTTGGAGAAAATGTAGTGCAAGGAGCAGTAAACCCTGATGAATACTACGTTTTCAAACCTACTCTTCGAGAAGGAAAACGAGCAATCATTAGCAAAAAAATAGGAACAAAAGCAATCAAAATGATTTATGATCATGGCGGGAATAAACCTGTTAAAAATGTCGATGTCGATATTAATGATAGAAAACGATTTTGCTTATCAGACGATGAAGTGCTTACTCTTGCAAATTGGGCGCAAATTATTGAAGATCATTACTCGCAAAAAGCAGGCAAATTCAAACCAATGGATATGGAATGGGCAAAAGATGGTGTGAGTGGCGAACTTTTTATTGTCCAAGCACGACCAGAAACAGTACAATCACAAAAAAATGCAAATATCTTGCAAACCTATAAGATGACTCAAGAAGGAAATATCTTAGTTGAAGGACGAAGTGTTGGACAAAAAATAGGTGCAGGACCGGTGCGAGTTATCAAAGACGTACATAATATTCATGAATTCCAAAAAGGAGATGTGCTGGTAACAGAAATGACTGATCCTGATTGGGAGCCTATTATGAAAATAGCAAGTGCGATTATTACCAATCGAGGTGGTCGAACTTGCCACGCAGCAATTATTAGTAGAGAATTAGGTATTCCTTGTTTAGTTGGAACAGAAAACGGCACTGAAAAACTTCAAACAGGAATGAGAGTTACTGTTGATTGTAGCAAAGGAGATACAGGATATGTTTATGAAGGACATCTCACTTATACTATTGAAGAAGTTAAACTAGATAATCTGCCCAAAACGAAAACAAAAATTATGATGAATGTTGGTAATCCTGAACAAGCATTCGAGGAAAGCTTCATTCCAAACGCAGGTGTAGGTCTAGCGCGAGAAGAATTTATAATTAACTCAGATATTAAAATTCATCCACTAGCATTAATTCATTATGATACGCTAGAAGATCAAGAAGCAAAAAAACAAATTGATGAACTTACTACAGGATATCCTGATAAGAAATATTATTTCGTAGAAAAATTAGCGCATGGTATTGCAAAAATTGCGGCGGCATTTTATCCAAAACCAGTTATCCTGAGAATGAGCGATTTTAAAACGAATGAATACGCAAACCTTATTGGTGGAAAACAATTTGAACCAACAGAAGATAATCCCATGATTGGCTGGAGAGGAGCAAGCAGATATTACAAAGGTAATTATGTAGAAGGTTTCGCACTTGAATGTCAAGCAATCCTTAAAGCACGCAACGAATTTGGATTAACAAACCTTGAAGTCATGGTGCCATTTTGTCGAACAGTACAAGAAGCACATAGTGTTATTAATGAAATGGCAAAGAACGGTCTTCGAAAAGGAGAAAATGGCTTACGCGTTATAGGGATGTGTGAGATTCCTTCAAATGTCATTTTGGCAGATCAATTTCTAGAAGTTTTTGATGGATTTTCTATTGGAAGTAATGATTTAACACAATTAACTTTGGGACTTGATAGAGACTCAGAGATTGTAAGTCATATTTATGATGAACGAAATGAAGCGGTAAAAGCACTTATTAAGCAAGTAGTAGAAGTTGCAAACAATAAAGGAAAATATATTGGTATTTGCGGTCAAGCACCAAGCGATTATGAAGACTTTGCAACATTTCTAGTGGAATGCGGAATTCAATCAATGAGTCTTAATCCGGATACGGTTGTTAAGACAACACTTAAGATTGCAGAAAAAGAACGACAGTTAGGAATAAATCCAGAATAA
- a CDS encoding mechanosensitive ion channel family protein gives MAFTDILQTQIGGNNVVQWLLFIGILILAFGSIKLIYFIFEKIFKTLTKKTKSQVDDLIVDALRGPIIFAVILGAIHFGKGVLTLSDAVTGWYLKVFVVLVAINITWLIVRIIDIILANYVQPMTKKSSIPLSDTSYPVLKRLINFLIYVIAIIVILRNLGFEVSSLLAGLGIGGLAFALAAQDILGNMFAGIAIISDKPFKVGDRILVDGQDGFVRKIGLRTTALETFDGTNIIMPNRRLADSVLENISREPTRRTKVVLGVEYSTSTAKLEKAKKLLAEIIKKNKSTTDESLIHFIGFGPSSLDIQVIYWIKDLNNILGARDEVHFAIKKAFEKEKIEFAYPSQTIYVKK, from the coding sequence ATGGCATTTACAGATATATTACAAACACAAATCGGCGGCAACAATGTTGTTCAATGGCTTTTATTCATAGGGATTTTAATTTTGGCTTTTGGCAGTATAAAACTTATTTATTTTATCTTTGAGAAAATATTTAAAACACTCACTAAGAAAACTAAATCTCAAGTTGATGATCTTATAGTAGATGCATTACGTGGACCAATAATTTTTGCAGTTATTTTGGGCGCAATACATTTTGGAAAAGGGGTATTAACGTTATCAGATGCGGTAACTGGTTGGTATTTGAAAGTATTTGTTGTACTTGTTGCAATAAATATAACTTGGCTCATTGTTCGTATTATAGATATTATTCTTGCAAATTATGTACAACCAATGACTAAAAAATCATCAATACCTTTAAGTGATACATCATACCCTGTTTTAAAACGACTTATTAATTTTCTTATTTATGTTATTGCAATTATTGTTATTCTTCGAAATTTAGGATTTGAAGTCAGCAGTCTTTTAGCAGGACTAGGAATAGGAGGTTTAGCATTTGCACTTGCCGCGCAAGATATCTTAGGTAATATGTTTGCTGGTATTGCAATTATTAGCGACAAACCCTTCAAAGTAGGCGATCGTATCTTGGTTGATGGACAAGATGGTTTTGTTCGAAAAATAGGTCTTCGAACAACAGCACTGGAAACATTTGATGGCACCAACATTATTATGCCCAACAGGCGACTTGCAGATTCAGTGTTAGAAAATATTAGTCGAGAACCAACACGACGAACGAAAGTAGTTTTAGGAGTAGAATATAGTACCTCAACAGCAAAACTCGAAAAGGCAAAAAAACTTTTGGCAGAGATTATTAAAAAAAATAAAAGCACAACCGATGAAAGTCTCATTCATTTTATTGGCTTTGGTCCTTCAAGCTTAGATATTCAAGTTATTTATTGGATTAAAGATTTAAACAATATTTTGGGCGCTCGAGATGAAGTGCATTTTGCAATAAAAAAAGCGTTTGAAAAAGAAAAAATTGAATTTGCTTATCCTAGCCAAACAATTTATGTCAAAAAATAA
- a CDS encoding multiprotein bridging factor aMBF1 produces the protein MVDCEMCGKPGEGIKKAKIEGTIMAVCVGCATYGTEVAMPKKVSAKVIRNYAPKEFKNSDEDASIVSNAGNLLKRAREKQGLKQEQLAKKINEKESLIHNIESGKFKPRLETARKLEKFFGINLIQQTSLQEDNTFLQTNNNEEYLTMGDLLKQSFTKK, from the coding sequence ATGGTTGATTGTGAAATGTGTGGCAAACCGGGCGAGGGCATTAAAAAAGCTAAAATAGAAGGAACTATTATGGCCGTTTGTGTTGGGTGCGCAACCTATGGCACTGAAGTTGCCATGCCTAAAAAAGTTTCTGCAAAAGTTATTCGAAATTATGCGCCTAAAGAGTTTAAAAATTCTGATGAAGATGCAAGCATTGTTTCAAACGCAGGAAATCTTCTTAAAAGAGCTCGTGAAAAACAAGGTTTAAAACAAGAACAACTTGCAAAAAAAATTAATGAAAAAGAATCACTTATTCATAACATTGAATCAGGCAAGTTTAAACCTCGACTCGAAACTGCAAGAAAATTAGAAAAATTCTTTGGAATAAATCTTATTCAACAAACGTCTCTACAAGAAGATAATACTTTTCTTCAAACAAATAACAACGAAGAATATTTAACAATGGGTGATTTGCTCAAACAATCATTTACGAAGAAATAG
- a CDS encoding RNA methyltransferase, with protein sequence MDCLIPTLKGLETICAADIFELIKKKAIIGKQFCLVKNITSQDIAKLAYVLQSGISILPLLTKGKHIDKLTLMDKELFKNSLQEGMKFAVRSIKTKNEKLSSEELHEEIGACVSKWLKENNISPQVSLTKPDITFLVVANDEEYFVGIDVIGFRLCKRPYKLFQHPASLNGCIAYGIAKCAGLTKESVVLDPFCGTGTIPIEVALYQQEMSPFHFENKFAGLSISFFKKEFEKQANLEKNKKVQKRKIFGFDSQLKMMNGAKQNAKIAGIKDGVSFSKVSIDWVDAKFQEGEVNIIITQPPIISERTHNEKDVRKLFDELCYQSKYLLNKKGTLGVFVNRPEVFKEAAIKHKLTFKSEQAFQLGDATFVLLIFSP encoded by the coding sequence ATGGATTGTCTCATACCAACACTAAAAGGCTTAGAAACTATTTGTGCAGCAGATATCTTCGAATTAATAAAAAAGAAAGCAATAATAGGCAAGCAATTTTGTTTGGTAAAAAATATTACTTCTCAAGACATAGCTAAACTGGCTTATGTATTACAATCAGGAATAAGTATTCTTCCATTATTAACAAAAGGAAAACACATTGATAAGTTAACTTTAATGGATAAAGAACTTTTCAAAAATTCATTGCAAGAAGGAATGAAATTCGCTGTTCGTTCAATCAAAACAAAAAATGAAAAATTAAGTTCAGAAGAGCTCCATGAAGAAATAGGTGCTTGTGTTAGTAAATGGTTAAAAGAAAACAATATCAGCCCTCAAGTTTCATTAACAAAACCAGATATAACTTTTCTCGTTGTTGCTAATGATGAAGAATATTTTGTCGGCATAGATGTTATCGGTTTTCGTTTATGTAAAAGACCTTATAAATTATTTCAACATCCTGCTTCATTAAATGGTTGTATCGCATATGGTATTGCAAAGTGTGCAGGTTTAACAAAAGAAAGTGTTGTTCTTGATCCATTCTGCGGAACAGGTACTATTCCTATTGAAGTTGCACTTTATCAACAAGAAATGTCTCCGTTTCATTTTGAAAATAAATTTGCAGGACTCAGTATTTCTTTTTTCAAAAAAGAATTTGAAAAACAAGCAAATCTTGAAAAAAATAAAAAAGTTCAAAAAAGAAAAATTTTCGGTTTTGATAGCCAACTTAAAATGATGAATGGCGCAAAACAAAATGCAAAAATTGCAGGTATAAAAGATGGTGTTTCATTTTCAAAAGTGAGCATCGATTGGGTTGATGCAAAGTTTCAAGAAGGAGAAGTTAATATAATTATCACGCAACCACCAATAATAAGCGAGCGGACACATAATGAAAAAGACGTACGCAAACTCTTTGATGAATTATGTTACCAAAGCAAGTATTTATTAAACAAAAAAGGTACATTGGGTGTTTTTGTGAATCGTCCTGAAGTGTTCAAAGAAGCCGCAATTAAACATAAATTAACCTTTAAAAGCGAGCAAGCATTTCAATTAGGCGATGCGACATTTGTTTTGTTAATATTCTCCCCTTAA